DNA from Camelus dromedarius isolate mCamDro1 chromosome X, mCamDro1.pat, whole genome shotgun sequence:
TTCTCAGCCCGGGCCACTGacactccctttcttccccaggccCGTGGGTCCCCATCTGTCACCCCTGCCCTCGCTGCTCTCAGCTGCCCGACACCACTCACCGTGCCTCCCGTTCAGATGCGTGACCTCCACCACACTGAAGCCGACTTTCACGACCCAAGAGAGGCTGAGGATTCCGAGGATGAGCAGGACATTtgggttgaggaggaggagggcgcatccccgttgtctccctcctcctcctcctcctccttctcctcctcgtcTTCCTACTCAGTCCTGTTCCTGGGCAGTGGCGAGGAGGTGGCTGATTCTGGGACACCCAGTCCCGCGCAGAGCCCTCAGggtgtctgcccctcccccacagccgtggcagcccctccctggagccagtCGGAAGACAATGGCCTCAGAAGCCAAGGTGAGGAGGGGCCCAGCACCGGGCAGGACCCGGCAGATGCCGAGTCCCGGCTCCACGATGCATTACATTTGATGATGGTTGACCTGATGGGCTTCCTGCTCCACAAGTACCGCACAAAGCAGCCGacctcaaaagaggaaatgctgaaTGCGGTCCTCAGAGATGACCAGGACCACTTCCCTGCGGTCTTGAGCCAAGCCTCTGAGTGTCTGCAGCTGGtctttggggtggatgtgaaggaggtggaccccagggagcacttgtatgtcctggtccccaccctgggcctcacctacGATGGCATGCAGGACGATGGGCAGAGCATTCCCAAGACTGGCCTCCTGCTGATACTTCTGGGTGTGATTGTCCTGGAGGGCGACTTTGCTCCTGAGGAGGCAGTCTGGGGAGCACTTAGCAAGAtggggctgtgtgctgggagggagcacttcatctatggggagcccagggagctcatcACCAACGTGTGGGTGCGGGAGGGGTACGTGGAGTACCGGCAGGTGGCCAACAGCGATCCCGCTCGCCACGAGTTCCTGTGGGGTCCCCGGGCCTACACGGAGACCAGCAAGCTGCAAGTCCTGGAACATTTCCTCAGGATCAATAGAAGGGGTCCCAGTTCTTTCCCGTCCCTGTCTGAAGAGCGAGTGAGTGATGAGGAAGAGGGGGCCTGAGCCAGACTTGCAGCTGGGCTCCTTCTAGGCCCCTGTCCGGCAGCTTCTCCTGCCGGGCAGGAAGTGAGGCTGACTCTTCACTGTGTGTCTGAGGAGCAAGGAGTCAGCATCCTAAGTAGTGAGGGCCCGGGCCAGTGGGGGGGACACGGTGTACAGAATCTCTGGGCTCCTGTTCTCTACAATGATATGGAAgttcatcttcatttcctttagtgATGTTTCAGATGTTATTCGttttaataaatatcaatatactttattttattatacagtctttttaaagattacattttatttacagttatgAGAAAATATCGGTTATATACGCCTTGTTCTGCAATACATTCTTGAACCTtccttacacccaatagtttgtacttcccactccctcacccctatattgccccttgcccctcacccctccccactggtaatcactagtttgttctctatgagcctgcttcttctttgttatactcactagtttgttgtattttttagagtccacatataaattgatatcatacagtatttgtctttctctgtctgatttatttcacttagcataatgtcctccaagtccatccatcttgctgcaaacggcaaaattttgttttttatggctgagtagtattccggggtgtgtgtgtgtgtgtgtgtgtgtgtgtgtctgtgtgtctgtgtgtgtgtgtgtccattcatctgctgatggacatttaggttccttccacatcttggcaattgtagataacactgctatgaatattgggtgcgtgtatcttttcaaattagtatctggtttttttttttttttttgagatgtatacccaggaatggaattgctgggtcacttggtagttctagttttagttttttgagaaacggcatactgttttccagagtggtcacaccaatttacatccccaccaacagtgtaggagggatcccttctctccacatcttcgccaacatttgctatttgcgTTCCTTTTGaaggtagccattctgacaggtataaggtgatatgtcattgtggttttgatttgcatttccctgatggttaattatactgagcatcttttcacgtgcctgctggccacctgcatttcctctttggacaaatgtctattgtGTTGTTCTGCCCGTTTTTAgttgggtcatttgtttttttgatgttgaattgtatgagctgtttatatatggtggttattgctcccttgtcagttgtaaagtttgcaaatattttctccccttcagtaggttgttgttttaatttagtcaGTGGGTTCCCTTGCTGTGCGGAAGGTTTTAAGTATAATTAGGTCCccgctgtttatttttccttttatttcctttgtttttggaCATGGATCCAAAAagttattgctgtaatttatgtcagagagtgttctgcctatgttttcctctaggagtattatagtatccagtcttaaatgtagatctttaatctattttgagtttatttttgtatatggtgttagagaatgttctaagttcattgtttgacaggtagctgtccagttttcccagagccacttattgaagagactgtcttttctccattcaatatccttgcttcctttgtcgtACATTAATTGacggtaagtgtgtgggtttacttctcgcctctctatcctgttccattgatctgtgtgtctgtttgggggCCAGAAccgcactgttttgattactacagctttgtagtatagtctaacgtcagggagcatgatttctccagctctgttcttcattcccaagattgttttagctattggggttcttttctttttccagacacttttttaaattatttgttctggttctgagaataatgccattgttattttgacagggattgctttgaatctgtagattgccttgggtagtatggtcactgGGTTGTTTGGTCAACaacactgattcttccaatccaagaacacggtatatctttccatctgttggtgtcatcttcagcttcttgcatcagtgtcttgtagttattggagtacaggtctttggtCTCCTTAGCTAGGTTTATTACtagattatttattctctttgatgtgatggtaaatgggattgtttccttaatttctctttctggtactcCTTTGTTAGTGTATaagatgcaacagatttctgtatattaataataatattaaataagcttCAGTATCTTAGTTTGTGAATGATATTGATTATACACGTACTGGTACTTAGGCAGCCCAAGACTGAGTTTtgctattttgtaaaacaaattggGAAAGTTTCCATCATACTGTGTCATGCCAAAGTAGGTAACACCGCATCGGAATAGAAATTTACTTGGAAATGTGAGAGTGATCAGCACTAAAATCGGTGGggtcaagaaagagagaagtaaaagtaaaCGATAGGTAATTATTGGCTCCTtatcccttttcttctgtcagtctataaaattataattatgtgtgtATAACCTGGATTTGTCTGGCTTAgttaagaaagtaggagaaaatcaaCCTGGATCAGTAGGATCCCTGCTCACCATCTCAGTTCATCCGCAGACGTTCACCGAGCCTCTGCTCTCTGGAGGGCTCGGTGTTAGCAGTGGGGACACTCGGAAAAGCAGGACAGCCCACACCTAGGATAGTCTAGGAGCCGCAGTCACATCGGGAAGTTGGTGAAAGGTCTCCTAAGTCCCATAGGGCAAATAAAAATAgggcgagggggtgggg
Protein-coding regions in this window:
- the LOC135320115 gene encoding melanoma-associated antigen 8-like translates to MRDLHHTEADFHDPREAEDSEDEQDIWVEEEEGASPLSPSSSSSSFSSSSSYSVLFLGSGEEVADSGTPSPAQSPQGVCPSPTAVAAPPWSQSEDNGLRSQGEEGPSTGQDPADAESRLHDALHLMMVDLMGFLLHKYRTKQPTSKEEMLNAVLRDDQDHFPAVLSQASECLQLVFGVDVKEVDPREHLYVLVPTLGLTYDGMQDDGQSIPKTGLLLILLGVIVLEGDFAPEEAVWGALSKMGLCAGREHFIYGEPRELITNVWVREGYVEYRQVANSDPARHEFLWGPRAYTETSKLQVLEHFLRINRRGPSSFPSLSEERVSDEEEGA